One Buteo buteo chromosome 4, bButBut1.hap1.1, whole genome shotgun sequence DNA segment encodes these proteins:
- the PIK3AP1 gene encoding phosphoinositide 3-kinase adapter protein 1 isoform X3, protein MSEEHGSSKSTGDHPVVQPDRIRCGVQTTVYIIMKCKLDGKVKTEVEFSPENASSVRVPAEVENEYAISVEAPNLTSGTVTLQIYSGDLIVGETSITYHTDMEEISSLLANAANPVQFMCQAFKIVPYSIEALDKLLTESLKKNIPASGLHLFGINQLEEEDMTTNQRDEELPTLLHFSARYGLKNLTALLLTCPGALQAYSVANKYGHYPNTIAEKHGFKDLRQFIDEYVETADMLKSHIKEELMQGEEDESVYESMAHLSTDLLMKCSLNPGSDEELYESMAGFVPGAPEDLYVEMLQSKPDTPVAGDEVSLTTKDSMLRKFLEGSSMDAPDSEEGVYQRYGEDVYYSVEQDTFPQEMASRPPVPVPRPESSSPQPDNELYISKIFAQKAQRPENLYVPRGRVKKEAIVRPVRDLSQSSIYDPFAGMKTPGQRQLITLQEQVKMGILTVDEAVLHFKEWQLNQKKRSESFRFQQENLKRLRDSITRRQMEKQKKDKSADLEITVPIRHSYNTSGKPECGIYEYTPRKNVFPPKKELKRGDWKTESTSSTTSSASNRSSTRSILSVSSGMEGDSEDNEVPETTRSRSPVAHQAERLPFPERPPRVPPRGASRPVSCEGFYPPPVPPRGR, encoded by the exons GTGCAGACAACAGTTTATATTATCATGAAATGTAAACTAGATGGCAAAGTGAAAACTGAAGTTGAATTCTCTCCAGAGAATGCATCATCTGTGCGTGTGCCAGCTGAGGTGGAGAACGAGTACGCAATCTCTGTGGAGGCTCCAA atttaACCTCTGGGACAGTGACTCTACAGATATATTCAGGGGACTTGATAGTGGGAGAAACAAGCATCACCTATCATACCGACATGGAGGAAATTAGCAGTCTGTTGGCTAATGCAGCCAACCCCGTACAGTTCATGTGCCAG gcttttaaaattgttccATATAGCATAGAAGCACTGGACAAACTGTTGACTGAGTCACTCAAGAAGAATATTCCTGCCAGTGGCTTACACCTGTTTGGAATCAACCAGCTGGAAGAAGAAGATATGACAACAA ATCAGAGGGATGAGGAGCTGCCAACACTGCTTCACTTTTCTGCAAGATACGGGCTGAAGAACCTCACCGCCTTGCTGCTTACATGCCCTGGAGCACTGCAGGCCTACAGTGTAGCCAACAAATATGGCCACTATCCAAACACCATAGCAGAAAAGCATGGCTTTAAGGACCTCCGCCAATTCATTGATGAATATGTG gAAACTGCAGATATGCTGAAGAGTCACATTAAGGAAGAGCTGATGCAAGGCGAGGAGGATGAGTCTGTTTATGAGTCCATGGCTCATCTGTCCACTGATCTGTTAATGAAATGTTCCTTGAATCCTGGCTCCGATGAAGAGCTTTATGAATCCATGGCTGGATTTGTCCCTGGTGCCCCAGAAGATCTCT atgtagaGATGCTTCAGTCCAAACCAGACACTCCAGTTGCTGGAGATGAAGTTTCTCTAACTACAAAAGACTCAATGCTGCGCAAGTTTTTAGAAG GCAGTAGCATGGATGCGCCAGATTCGGAGGAAGGAGTTTACCAGCGGTATGGTGAAGATGTATACTACTCAGTGGAACAAGATACTTTTCCACAGGAAATGGCTAGCAGACCTCCAGTTCCTGTTCCAAGACCAGAATCCAGCTCTCCACAGCCAGACAATGAGCTGTACATCTCCAAAA ttttTGCACAGAAAGCTCAAAGACCTGAGAATCTCTATGTCCCTAGAGGAAGGGTTAAGAAAG AGGCAATAGTCAGGCCTGTAAGGGACCTGTCTCAATCAAGCATATATGATCCATTTGCTGGAATGAAAACCCCAGGTCAACGGCAGCTGATTACGTTACAGGAGCAAGTGAAAATGGGCATACTCACCGTTGATGAAGCTGTACTTCATTTTAAGGAGTGGCAACTGAACCAGAAAAAGAGATCAGAATCATTCCGTTTCCAGCAG GAAAATCTGAAACGGCTACGAGACAGCATAACCAGGAGGCAAatggagaagcaaaaaaaagacaaaagtgcAG ATTTGGAAATTACAGTACCCATTCGACATTCTTATAATACTTCAGGGAAACCAGAATGTGGAATATATGAATACACCCCCAGGAAAAACGTTTTCCCACCAAAAAAGGAGTTAAAGCGAGGcgactggaaaacagaaagcacaTCCAGCACAACAA GTAGTGCAAGTAACCGCTCCAGCACTCGGAGCATATTGAGTGTCAGCAGTGGGATGGAAGGGGACAGCGAG GACAACGAAGTCCCAGAAACAACTAGAAGCCGCAGCCCAGTAGCCCACCAAGCAGAGAGGCTGCCTTTCCCAGAAAGGCCTCCCAGAGTGCCTCCTCGAGGTGCAAGCAG GCCTGTAAGCTGTGAAGGCTTTTATCCTCCACCTGTGCCCCCAAGAGGTCGCTGA
- the PIK3AP1 gene encoding phosphoinositide 3-kinase adapter protein 1 isoform X2: MEKLNSDSGCDSVTDTETEDEKNPVYSHRLAMSEEHGSSKSTGDHPVVQPDRIRCGVQTTVYIIMKCKLDGKVKTEVEFSPENASSVRVPAEVENEYAISVEAPNLTSGTVTLQIYSGDLIVGETSITYHTDMEEISSLLANAANPVQFMCQAFKIVPYSIEALDKLLTESLKKNIPASGLHLFGINQLEEEDMTTNQRDEELPTLLHFSARYGLKNLTALLLTCPGALQAYSVANKYGHYPNTIAEKHGFKDLRQFIDEYVETADMLKSHIKEELMQGEEDESVYESMAHLSTDLLMKCSLNPGSDEELYESMAGFVPGAPEDLYVEMLQSKPDTPVAGDEVSLTTKDSMLRKFLEGSSMDAPDSEEGVYQRYGEDVYYSVEQDTFPQEMASRPPVPVPRPESSSPQPDNELYISKIFAQKAQRPENLYVPRGRVKKEAIVRPVRDLSQSSIYDPFAGMKTPGQRQLITLQEQVKMGILTVDEAVLHFKEWQLNQKKRSESFRFQQENLKRLRDSITRRQMEKQKKDKSADLEITVPIRHSYNTSGKPECGIYEYTPRKNVFPPKKELKRGDWKTESTSSTTSSASNRSSTRSILSVSSGMEGDSEDNEVPETTRSRSPVAHQAERLPFPERPPRVPPRGASRPVSCEGFYPPPVPPRGR; this comes from the exons GTGCAGACAACAGTTTATATTATCATGAAATGTAAACTAGATGGCAAAGTGAAAACTGAAGTTGAATTCTCTCCAGAGAATGCATCATCTGTGCGTGTGCCAGCTGAGGTGGAGAACGAGTACGCAATCTCTGTGGAGGCTCCAA atttaACCTCTGGGACAGTGACTCTACAGATATATTCAGGGGACTTGATAGTGGGAGAAACAAGCATCACCTATCATACCGACATGGAGGAAATTAGCAGTCTGTTGGCTAATGCAGCCAACCCCGTACAGTTCATGTGCCAG gcttttaaaattgttccATATAGCATAGAAGCACTGGACAAACTGTTGACTGAGTCACTCAAGAAGAATATTCCTGCCAGTGGCTTACACCTGTTTGGAATCAACCAGCTGGAAGAAGAAGATATGACAACAA ATCAGAGGGATGAGGAGCTGCCAACACTGCTTCACTTTTCTGCAAGATACGGGCTGAAGAACCTCACCGCCTTGCTGCTTACATGCCCTGGAGCACTGCAGGCCTACAGTGTAGCCAACAAATATGGCCACTATCCAAACACCATAGCAGAAAAGCATGGCTTTAAGGACCTCCGCCAATTCATTGATGAATATGTG gAAACTGCAGATATGCTGAAGAGTCACATTAAGGAAGAGCTGATGCAAGGCGAGGAGGATGAGTCTGTTTATGAGTCCATGGCTCATCTGTCCACTGATCTGTTAATGAAATGTTCCTTGAATCCTGGCTCCGATGAAGAGCTTTATGAATCCATGGCTGGATTTGTCCCTGGTGCCCCAGAAGATCTCT atgtagaGATGCTTCAGTCCAAACCAGACACTCCAGTTGCTGGAGATGAAGTTTCTCTAACTACAAAAGACTCAATGCTGCGCAAGTTTTTAGAAG GCAGTAGCATGGATGCGCCAGATTCGGAGGAAGGAGTTTACCAGCGGTATGGTGAAGATGTATACTACTCAGTGGAACAAGATACTTTTCCACAGGAAATGGCTAGCAGACCTCCAGTTCCTGTTCCAAGACCAGAATCCAGCTCTCCACAGCCAGACAATGAGCTGTACATCTCCAAAA ttttTGCACAGAAAGCTCAAAGACCTGAGAATCTCTATGTCCCTAGAGGAAGGGTTAAGAAAG AGGCAATAGTCAGGCCTGTAAGGGACCTGTCTCAATCAAGCATATATGATCCATTTGCTGGAATGAAAACCCCAGGTCAACGGCAGCTGATTACGTTACAGGAGCAAGTGAAAATGGGCATACTCACCGTTGATGAAGCTGTACTTCATTTTAAGGAGTGGCAACTGAACCAGAAAAAGAGATCAGAATCATTCCGTTTCCAGCAG GAAAATCTGAAACGGCTACGAGACAGCATAACCAGGAGGCAAatggagaagcaaaaaaaagacaaaagtgcAG ATTTGGAAATTACAGTACCCATTCGACATTCTTATAATACTTCAGGGAAACCAGAATGTGGAATATATGAATACACCCCCAGGAAAAACGTTTTCCCACCAAAAAAGGAGTTAAAGCGAGGcgactggaaaacagaaagcacaTCCAGCACAACAA GTAGTGCAAGTAACCGCTCCAGCACTCGGAGCATATTGAGTGTCAGCAGTGGGATGGAAGGGGACAGCGAG GACAACGAAGTCCCAGAAACAACTAGAAGCCGCAGCCCAGTAGCCCACCAAGCAGAGAGGCTGCCTTTCCCAGAAAGGCCTCCCAGAGTGCCTCCTCGAGGTGCAAGCAG GCCTGTAAGCTGTGAAGGCTTTTATCCTCCACCTGTGCCCCCAAGAGGTCGCTGA